CATCGTCAATGCCGTTGAGTATGCGAGTCCTGCCGTCGTTAATATCAGCACAACGCGGACGACAACGGTAAATGTCTCTCCATTTTTTGATGACTTCTGGGCTCCGTTTTTCGATTTCCCCTTCCAAGTCCCACAACGGCGCACCCTACACGGACTTGGATCTGGAGTAATTTTTGACCAAAAAGGCTATGTAATCACCAATCAGCACGTTATTGAAAGGGCCGATTCGATAACGGTACTCCTTTCAGATGGACGGGAAGCGAGCGCCGAAGTTGCCGGGGAGGACTTCCTCACAGACCTTGCTGTCTTAAAAATTGATATGCCCGAACTAAAAGCCATTGAATTAGGCAATGCTGAGGATCTGCTGATCGGAGAATGGGCAATTGCGATTGGACATCCCTTTGCGACCATGGTTGAGGATGCAAGCCCTACTGTTACCGTCGGTGTTGTGAGCGCAACGGGGCGTTCCCTGAAGACCGAGGATCGGCTATACCGTAACCTCATCCAAACGGATGCGTCCATTAATCCGGGTAATAGCGGTGGAGGACTCGTCAACCTATACGGGCAGTTGATTGGTATCAACACGGCGATCTATTCCACAAGCGGTGGCTCACAAGGTGTCGGTTTTGCCATTCCGGTTAATGTCGTCCAAAAAGTCGTCGATCAATTGGTCACCTATGGGGCGGTCATACCACCGGAAATTGGTATTGAACCCCAAGATTTAACGCAGAGGTTGGTGGAAGCACTCGATTTGGAAGAGGGCATCGGCGTGTTGGTTGCGGGGGTAAAGAGGGGAAGCCCGGCGGAGGCAGCGGGGTTTCGCCGTCGCGATGTCATTGAAGCGATAGATCAAAAACCGATCTCCAATTCAGAGACATTCTGGGCAATCACCCGTCTTCTGCGTGAAGATCAGGTAAAAACTTTCCGCGTGCTCCGCGATGGGAAGCGCAAAGATCTACGCCTAAGAATTCGAGAACTTCAATGGAGTTACGCTGTACCCGGCTGGGGTATCACAATTGAACAATTGAATCAACAACAGACAGAAAAATACACGCAGCGTGGCGTCCTCGTTACAAAGATTCAGCCAAGAGGCACGTTGGCGGAGCGTGGATTGAAACGAGGCGATCTCATTTACCGTATTAACAGTCTCAAGGTTAATTCGCTCGAAGATTTCAAACGTATCATAAACCAGTTACAGCGCCCTCAACAGATTAGTCTTTATTTTCAGCGAGACAGCAAGCGGTGGGAGCTGTCCGACTTAATCATTCGCTGAACGTAGACGAATCGCAACTTCAGCCGTTGCACGGTGTTTATAATTACAATGCTGGCAATTCTCATGAACAGTATAACTGATTGGGATGTATCGTTGCTATATTCTAAAGACAAGAGGTGAGGAAACATGCGTTTACAATTACCAACAATTATATTCCTTTGTTTGTCTCTTATTGTAGTTGTTCCACTCATCTTCTATATGCAGACCGGCGATCAGATGGCAACACGGGAAGCCATCAATTTGGAGGGACAGGAATTTAAGAGCTTGCGTGAACAGGCTGCGGTCGCTCATAACGCAAAAAGACACACCGCAGCTATCCAGATTTACGCAGAGGCGCTAAAGATGCGCCCAGACAACGCCGAAGTCCATAATGATCTTGGAGCAACCTGCTACGAATATGGGCTTGATTACGCTGGACCGAACTGGCCCTCTTGGACAACTGACTTGACAAATCAAACACCGGTTGAAGCTGTCCATGAATTGGAGACGGCGATAATGGAGGTCGGTTCCGGTTATATTGTAATGAACTCGGATAAACCAGACGTCACTGCAGCCATTGATGAAAGAGCCCAAACGGCTGATGCCTATATCTATACCCAACAATTCAACGAAGATGTAACGATGAATATAGTCATCGGCAAAACTAAGGAATTATTCATGAAAGCGCGGGACCACTACCTTCGAGCGATTGACATTAAACCGACTTATCCTCGCCCTTACTATAACCTCGGTGCCCTGTACATGAAGATCGGTCAACATGATACCGCAGTCGATTATCTGGAAAAAGCGTATCAATTGGATCCGCGTGATAAAGATCTTGAGGCGTATCTCAATGAGTTGAGGTCGGATAACCGTGGATACATATCAGTTCCAATCGATGGGCGTTAGGCAGATTTTCCTCGGCGCGCTACGCCACTATCGAGTGAATTTTCTGAAGTTAGTTGGAATTGCTGCACCCGGCACTCTGATTGGCGGACTAGCTTTTCAAGCTATTTGGATCTACGGATATGCTGAGATTGGGGGACCGCAAGTGTTGGCGGCAGCGTTGCCATACACGGCAATCACCGTCTTCCAATCTTTGGTTGTGACGGCGGCTGGAACATTTGTGGTTTCGCAGGATTTGCTGGGCAGATCGATAAACGTCGGGGAAGCGTACTCACGGGTCTTGGGTTCGCTCTTTCCGCTGCTTGGGGTGCTCATTATTTTTATGCTCGGGTCGCTTGCTCTTTCCACGATTGCTGCGGGCATCGGTCTGATGGTTTTCATACCGGGAATCGTCGTTTACATTTGGTTCTGCTTGGCTGCGCCGGTTGTTATAATTGAGAGAGAAGGTGGATTCGGGGCACTCAAGCGCAGTCGCGTACTCGTCAAAGGTTTTTTTGATAAAGCATTCTTTCTTGTTGTGTGGCTAACACTCGTGGAAGCATTTGTGGTCATCCTTGTACTCTCCCTTCCGCTTCTCATTGGCAGCTTCCCCGGTTTTCCCTCCCTTCTCTCTTTCCTTTCAATTTGTCTTTCACTACCTATCAATACGTTTAGGATTATATCAACGACAATGCTTTACTACGATCTTCGCGTTCGCAAGGAAGGTTATGACCTTCAGATATTGGCGCAGGAGCTTGCTACCCCGCTGTAAAATGTCAAAACCAATCGCGAACTGTGTGTTACGGGTGCTGAGAAGATCAACGATCAACCATATAATGGAGGTTTAGATGAGACTCGGAATTGTCGGCATGTTGCCGGGGAATTTTCGCACGTTTACAAAGGAACAGATGGAAGCGATTCGGAGGCTGGAATTCACGGGATTCGGATTCCATTTTAGTAGCGACGATGTCTTCGATGTAACAACGGAGGACTGTGAAAAGTACAATCAATTCATGGCGGGGGAAAGGTTGGATCTGGTTCAATTCGCTCTCACTTACAGCGAGTGCCTCTTTGATCCGAATCCAACGGTTAGGGAGTCAGTCATCAGAAGGATTAATCGGGGCGTAGAAATTGCGCGGCAAATCAACGCACATAGCTGCCTCATCCGTCCCGGCAGCCTGAATCCCGACGGGGCGTGGACATCGCACCGGAATAATCACCTGCCTGAAAGTATGGATCGTCTGATTGAGACACTAACACCAATCGCTCAGAAGGCAGATGCAGAGGGAGTAACCATTATTGTCGAGACGCATGCTGTTTCGATAATGGACTCGCCGGAAACGTGCAAGGCGGTTGTTGATACTATTGGCTTGGATAGCCTGCGCATCGTTATGGATTTTGTCAACCATTTTCAGACGCTTCAGCAGGTTTATAATAGCACCGATCGGTTGAACCATATCTTTGATGTGATGGGACCAATCGCTCCTGTGGCACATGTTAAAGATATCAAGGTTGAAAATGGCTTAGTTCTCCATATTAATGAGGAAATGCCCGGCGAGGGCGAGTTAGATCTTGCGCAGGCACTCAGAAGATTTGATGGGTTATATCCGGATGGGTACGGTCTGATTGAACATCTGCCGATAGAGAAAATTCCCCTTGCTAATGCGAATGTTCGGCGAATCGCTGCAGAAAATGAAATTGATATCCACTGATATAGCCAACCCTATTTATCATGACCTTTCTCTACCTTTACGCCTTCCGCTAGATTGAGTGTGACACGTTGGTACTGCGTCAAGTTCGCAAAGGCGGGGCGGAATTGCTCGCCGGTAAAGGTGACCGTGGGCCAATCCTCTTTGTCGAGGTCTGGAAATTCAATGAGGAATACTGCCTCAAACTCACCGTTGTCGGTGGTTTCACCCATATAGTATCCTGTAATATTGAGTGGAAATTCCGATGCCTGTTTGGGCTCACTTTTCTTCTGCTTTGATACCTGTGATTTGTTTATAGTCTCCGGTTGTGGATCCATTTCGTAACCCTGAGCAAAGCAATATAGATGTGTCAGAGAACGGACGATTATGGTATTGCCAGCGGTTGCTGGAGATGCGATAAAGCCCTCGTCAAACTCGTTTTCGGCAAGTATCTCAAATTCTCGTCCCGCTGAGATCACCGATACATTTCCTTCTCGGCTAAAGAAGTAAATCTTTCCGTCTGCATACAGAGGCGAAGCCCAGTAATCACCATCGAGCCGCCCTTTCCAAACCTCATCCCCACTCTTCGCTTCTAGACAAGATACAACACCACCTTCAGTGACCATGAACATCAGATCGTCCACAATCAGGGGTGATGGTATTTCAGGTGTCCTCCTGCGAACGCTCCAGGCAACGTGTGTATCCGTTACATCACCTGTTCCTGAGGGGCGGATTGCTAGCAATTGCCTTGCTACGCCGGTTGTGAAATAAACAAGGTTGTGTTCAAAGATTGGGCGACACGCCACGTTAAAGCCCATACCCCGATGACGAACGCGCCAAAGTTCATCGCCGGTCATCGGGTCATAGGAAATTGTAGCGCCCGCGGCTGGGCTAATGAGCTGCTGTTTCCCTTGATACTCGATGATTGTCGACGTTGCGTAAGATTTTTTGTTGTCGTTCGGTTTTTCCTTTTGGGTCGTCTCAATATCCGCGTCGGAGAAGCCTTCCGCCTTAAGCATGGTAGCCATATCTAAATCTACCTCCCGATTCCGTATCCAGAGGGTGTCGCCGGTGTGCTTGTTGAGCGCTGCAACATACTGAGTATCAACCCCGTCAAAAGTCAGAAAGAGCGAATCGCCATCAATAATGGGTGAGGACGCGGGACGTACTCGGTGATCAGTATTGAGATCTCGACGCTCCCAGAGTTTCTCGCCACTGTTCGTGTCTAGACAGGCAGTGCCATAGGTTCCAAAGTGAACATAGACACGATCCTTTTCTACAATAGGGGTGGGCGTGGCGTGGCTGTTCAGGTCATTATATTTCAACTGTGGCTGCGCTACATCGAATACCTTGATGTCGTGCATGATTTTACCACTATTTTTGTCCACACAAATAGCAAACAGTTCTGCTCCGTCTTCACGCCCTGTTGTCAACCAAATCTGGTCACCCCAAACGACTGGCGACGACCATCCCTTGTCGTGAATTGGGATTCTCCAACGTATATTCCGTGTTTCGCTAAACTCAAGTGGAAGATCCGTTGCAGCACTTTTACCGTCTCCGTTTGGACCACGAAACTGATTCCAATACACCTCTTCCACCTCGTTTTCGGCGAGTGTTGTATAAGATGGAATCAGTGCCGCAATGAAAGCGAGTGCTAGGATTGTCAATGATATGTGTTTTATGATTTTATTGATTTCTTCTTTGCTATTATGATGGTTGAGACGATTTTTCATTTCACACGTTCATTCGTACAAGGGAGTGATTTTTCCATGCCTACAGGAAGTCCAACATGGAGCATCTCTCGGACCTGATCGGGATGACTTCTTACCCAAGTGCGTAGGGCTTCGACTTTGATATCATAGTCATCATCCTGCTGCGCACTCTTTACTTGTGCGCTATAGCGATCAATGCTCTCTAGGAGGGCGGCCTCGTCCCACACCTCGTCGAGCAATCTTTTGAGTTCATGTTCCATGCGAATGGCAATGGTTGGTATGCGTGAGAGACGCCGTGGTAGATCGGCTGTCAGATATCGATCTAGACCAAAATCACTAAGAAACGTCTTGTCAGCTCCCCAGGGTATGAAAACGGCGCGGTCAGCATCATTCGGATCAAAATAGACGTAGAAATTATTGCGGTCGGCACCGTAGCCATCAAGGTGGTTCACAAGTGCCTCAAGCGCCCAAAAAGTAATATAACGATCGATGTTCAGCACGGAGGACAGCGCATCGACAAGCTCGTCGTCGGGCTTCCGTAGGGCTTGGGCAACACCTGCTAGCGGCGCATAACTGGTGTCAGTATCGTCGGTCTTGCATTCCCAGCGCGGCAGCCATGCTTCGACAAAGTCGGTGTGCGTACCCTCATAGAGGGAGCCGGTGTTGTCACCGAAACTACGACGGAGGAAACGCTTCTTGATGGCTTCAATGTGCACGTAGGGCCCTTTTGGCTGATCGTTGACCATCACATTTGCCATGTTGCACCGGGGCGCAGGGTAGCCAGCCGCAGCGAAGACTTCGTAGGTCAAACAGGCCGCCATGCGGGGTATAACTCCACCATTGTTATTGAGCGTGATTCGCTCGGTGTCGCCAAGGAATTGATCTTTCACGTATTTGTCAGTCTTGATTTTCAAAGCTGGCACCGGCGAGTACTGGGAACCAACAAAACCCTTCTTACGAATTCCAACCTCTGATAGGCTCACACCGTCGATCTCGATGTCTGCCCGATACCAGTTATACGTTGAGGGCCAGGGTTGCGAACAATCTGGCCATATTTGCTCGAAGTCGTTTCCAGCACCGTCAAAGCGGGTTTCGCTAGCTAACCGATCGAAATCGTGTGGATCCATTGTCACTTTAATGCACACGATATGGTTGGGATCGAACGAGACGCCCTCGGTTGGATCTACGCCATCTGATACGTCTGGTGAACAGGGTAGACCGTTTATTGCTGGTGCTTTCCAGTTTTTTTCGTCTTTGCCTTTGTCCTTCCCGGCTTTTGCGCCTTTCATCTTTCCAGCGGCTTTTTCGTACTCAGCAAGCGCTTCTTCTTCGGTCATTTCACCGCTGGCAATAGTCTCTTTCAACTTGATGTCCAATGCTTCTAGGTCAGTCTCTGTGGCTTTATCTTGTGCATGAGTCGCATAGGGCGAGGTCAACAGTGCAACCAAAACTATAATGAAAAGACTCGATATAACACGATAATTTCCCATCTTTATTATTTCTCTTGCTCAATCGATGGCATATCATAGTAGATAATACTACCGGCATGGCAGAAGTAGAATTAACCAATCCTGATTAAATAGCGGGGGCGCTCTTTATTTCGGCATCAACTCTCAACAAATACTTCCGGGATATTCATAATAGCAGCGTGCACTAATCTGCCTGTGTAAGCTTACCAGCCACCATCTTGTCACACCGTCATAGCGTTTCGATACGGATTCAGATCAATGCCGGGGTAGGCGTTAGCGAGGCGTTGGAGCGCTTCTTCGGTGTAATAGGAATCGCCCGGATTGGGCCAACCGAGTAGGTGACGAGCGCGGGGTGTGGTATCGGCTACGAAACTTACAAATTCAGATGTGGTCCAACCGGGGACAGGGCGCGTGGTATGACACCAATCGGCGTTGTCCGCACGGTGAAAGTGGAAGCCCATCCACCCGCGCTGCCGCTGTTTGTTGGCAAACGGTTGGGCGGCATGAATAAGATAGCTTGAACGGAAGGCGACGCTGCCGGCTTTGGCGGTAACAGGGGTTGGTTCAGCCAATTCGTCACACTTCCGGAGGTCTGACAATCCCATTCCACCCGCGCGTCCCCCGTGACGATCGTATATCGACGCCAGCTGTTTGTGTGACCCACGACAGACCAGCATAGGTGCACCATCTTCATCAATATCGTGCAGGATAATGCCAGAAAGCAGATAGTTATACCGTTCCCAATCGGGATGTGGTGGCAGTTGTGAATTGGTGCCGTTGTCGATATGATAACCTTCCCAAGGGTTCTCACTGTATCGGGTATCGGTCAACCCCTCTCGGAAGAATATTTGCCCATAGCCAAGCCGTATCGCGTCAGTTCCCAACAACTGACATGCACAGTCAATATAGTCGTCATTTTCTAGCAGCTTATCGACCGCCGGCAAGCCGGTGGGAAAATGAACGGCGCCCCCCATTGGCCCCGCCAATTGTTGCATAGGTGATGTTTGTTCATAAAGTTTTTGAATCTCTGTTGGATTTTCTTCCCATTTTGCCCGGTATTCGGCATAAGTTAGTCCCCCATAGGCATTGCGCTCGACCGCCTCTAATGCTGGAGCAAAACTCTCCGGGGGAAAGACGTTGGGCACAACTATACTGCCATCCCGTTTCCAAGTTGCTAGTTGCTCATCGGTTAATTGCATAGTGTCCTCCTCGTATTTTGTACTTTGTGTGGGGATCACCAGTCTCTTACAGCTTTGTGCAGCAACACATCTTCGCTACCTTACATCTGATATCATTGACGGTAGACAATCTGAAAAATCTTAATATCATTCGCGGCGACATCGCTTACGAAGACGAGGTCATTCTTGAAAATCGCGATGCCGACCGGTTCAACAAGCGATTCATCGCCAAATGTCATCACAGTGGCCCCTTCCTTTGTGAAGACTTGAATCCGTTGATTTCCCCGGTCTGTCACATAGAGATACCCCCAACGGTCAATGTCGATATGACGGGGTTCCCGAAATTGCCCTGGAGTTTCTCCCTCAGTGCCCCACGTATGGACGAGGTTACCGCTAAAGTCGTATTTCTTGATCCGATGATTTCCCGAATCGACGATGTAGATATTCCCGTGTGGGTCTGCGACAAGGTCTGTTGGGTCACGAAACTGTTGCCTTGCACCACCAAAACTTCCCCGCATCAACATGCGAATGCCATCCGGATTAAATAGGACAAACCGGTGGTTTCCCGTATCAACGACACAAACCTCCCCGTTCCGCCCGACACTAACCCCGCCGGGCAGATCAAACTCAATTTCAGCGTCCATATCATGATCCTCATCGTCACGTCCCAATCTACTGCCTGCCATGATGTAAAAGATTCTGTCTACTAGGTTACAGTATTGGATTCGGTGGTTATCTGTATCAGCGACATAGAGGAGTTCGGTGCGCTGGAAATTGATAGCAACATCTGTCGGGTTATCAAATTCTCCTGTTCGCCAGCCACGCACACCATATTCCGATACGAAGTTGCCTTCGCTATCGACAACTTGGACGCGGTTGTTTCCTGAATCGGCTACATAGAGCATTCCCCGATGGTCAAGATCGAGTCCGACTGGTTGCAAGAATTGTCCCGCGCCCTGACCGGAGCCGCCTATTGTGCGGAGGTGATTCACACCGAGTATGGGCGGTACGGGCAAATCCTGGATGGAGGAGACAATTTGGGGTGGCGTTATTGGCTTGGTCAGATTCAGATTTGCTTTGGTCCCCCCATCCGCCGGCGGTGTGGGGGCAGCACAACTCAAACAGAGAGGAAGGAACATCAGAAGAGACAGGAAAGTCCATTTGCTCATTTGTTCGTTTATTATCGTAAACATCAGTTCACGCTCCTGAAGGGCACAATACTCCCCGTCCTTTAGGGCGGGGAGTATGTCAATTAGAGCGTATATGAGAAATCGGAGGAAACCGTTGGAAGGCTCTCTTGATGTTTGAGATAGACGGCAAACCAATAGCTGAATGCTCAAAAGGTGAGGATCTTCTTCCGAAGGTTAGCGTCTTACCGCTTTTGGCACGCGCTCTTAGCTTCTTTGGACCTCAAACTTAAACACGAACGTGGTTTCTGTGTCGGTAAATTCGCTGTGGACTTTGGGAACAATGATCCGAAAATTTGAGGATTCAACGCTACGCTTATGGAAATACAGGAAGAACCGCACCCGACGTCTTGGCATAATGGTCGTTTTCTTTATATCTTCGGTCGGCAATGCCACGAGGTCTCCCATGGAACGGAGTACGCGGTTGTCCCGAAAATCTTCTCGGAATTCAGGCGGCATTTTCGGCGTGAAATTGTTTCCGAGATAAAATGTATGCTGAGATCTATGGATGGGCTTGTGGACTTTGCCCGATTGATCGAGCATCGAACAATCCTCCTGCCGCAACGAGATCCAATGATCTGTGCTGTTGAAAACTATAATACCAAAAGCGTCGACCTCTTTGACATTGTTCAGAGGAACAGCTATTGCTGTGATACCGTTTTTGACGTACACAGCGGATCCTGATCTCATGAGGATGGTCGCCTCCGGATCAAAAACGGGTACAATACGCTCGGTCTGAAACGCGGTTTCGAACGTATTTTGAAGCGTTGAACATCCCAAATTTGCAAGGAATAGCATAAGGAGCAATTGTAGGTTCAGTGGTATCTGTTTTTTCATTTTCCTTTTTTTTCAAGCGCAATGTGTGAAATATAATGAGGCAAACGTAATAAGTTCATTTAGCAAAAAAAGCGAGTAATTTACCAAGTCTTGCCGGTAGATCCTGACGCTGAACGTAGTAATCTATGCTCACATCGGCTGGTGTATAGCTAGATAATGAGGACATAGTTTCGGAGGACTCTCCACGCGATGAGTGGGTTCGTCTGCCGGCTGAACTTCCAGACATACGGTTCTGTTCTGCAAGTACGACATCCCCCAATGGGAATTGTGTTAAGAATCCTGTCTGACGATCCTGATCGGTGAGAATTGTAATCTGAGGCAAACGGGCTTGGGACAAATTGTCCATTTCAATAGTCAGGTATGTAATTTCAGTGGGCGACAATTCCGGCTGTTCCGGTGGATCGGATCTCTTCTTAGCAAGCGCATCGCTTGGGTAAACAGTGATAAATGGCAGCTTTTTTTCTAATGCAGTACGAATTGCAACTAGTAACGTTACAAAGTGGACGCGCTGTGGAACAGCGTAGGGTGCAACAACAGCAAGAACAGTCGGACAGTTTGAGATTGTGCCCTCGCCCGCGGAAGCCAGCCATTGGGATTCATCTGGAAATCTATTTTGATCGACGAGATCTGCCATCCCAATGGAATCTAATAGCTGCTTATCGATTGAAGCCGGGTGGAGATTGAATATTGCCTCTGAATCAAATAAATAGCGAAGGCGACCGTCAGCGGGCATCGGAGAATAGTAATCACAATTGGGACAAGTATAGGAATTACGTTCTAGTGCTTGCTTAAATACAAGCTCTCCACAGTTTGTACACTTATTCCACAGCTCACGATGCCTATCTTTGTATAGTGCCACAGTGATCGCATTCCTATTCTATGAAATGTTGTCAGTCACAACAAGGGTTACTTATCTGTAAACTTGATGAACGAGCACACGCACCGTTCGTTGCGAAGGGAACGGTGAATCCCCAGATTAAAAGATATACCGAGATTTGTCAATCCACGGTCAACGGTATTATTCCACAAAGGAGGTTAGTTATTCGACTTGTAGAAGCTGGCGATAGCCTCGTCTTCGTCCTCATATCGATCGAAGATGGTGACTAACTTTGCCATGACAATCAAGCTCCTAATGTTTCCGCCGGGATGCAATAGTGCAATGCGTCCACCTTTTCTTTGAACGGCTGTATAGGAGGCGACGATGATGCCAAGACCGGAGCTATCCACCATACGTACATCCGCAAGATTCAGCAAGATTCTAGCGTCTCCCTCTTCAGCGTCATCAACCTGTTCATCAATGATATTCTTGAGGGCTAAACTATCAGACCCTATAATTCTTCCCTCAATATCCAGAATTGTGATACCTTCTTTTTTACGAATATCTACAGTCATTTGATAGTCTCCTTAAATTTGAAGTGATGACCAACCCATAGGGCTGCTCTGTTTTTTTTCTAGAAACTAACCTAAGTTACGACAATTTTCGTTGCTGTTTTCTATGTTGAAATTACATTTGTTGCTTATCAGCCGGTTTATGCTTAACCATTTTAACGATTGTACCTGATTGTTCGAAAGTGACGTAATCCATACACGCTTCCATCAGAAAAATTCCTCTACCACTACTTTTTAGGAGATTTGCTGGATCTAACGGATCCGGAACTTCCTCCCGGTTGAACCCTTTTCCTTCGTCTTGAACGATAACCATGAGTTTGTCAGGTTGGACGATGAACTCAAAGTGAGCACTTTTATTCAAATCTTCTTGATTCCCATGCTTGATTGCATTTGTACCGGCTTCGATGACTGCAAGCGTCACTTGCTCGCACGTTTCCTCATCGAATTCCATCTCTTTGAGGATTTCGAGGATGACTGTATCTAACAGGTAAACATGCTGCATTGAACTTGGGAGGTCAAGACGAATGACTTGCTCGGTTGTCGGTCCCACGCAGTTATTCCTTTCCGTCTGTTGCTCTTATAACGACAATGGTGACATCATCGTCCCGATGATCTGTTCCGGTGAAGTCCAAAAGTGCTGTCTCAATGGCCTGGCAAAGTGTTTCAGCGGGTTGGTTGCCGTTTGATTGAAGGAGTGCAGCAAGCCGTTCTTCACCGTAAAAAGTTTCATCAGACTTCCGTTCCGCTTCGGTGACTCCGTCTGTATAGAGGAGGATTTTATCACCCGGGGCAAAGTGAATCGTTTCTGATTCAAAGGTCGCATAATCAAAGGTGCCTAATATCATCCCTCCGACCTCTAGTTGTGCTACTTCTGTTCCTCCATTTTTCAGATGTAACGGATAATTGTGCCCCGCGCTTGAATAGGTAAAGGTCATCGCTGCTGAATCTAAAATCCCGTAGACCATTGTTGCAAACAGATCCGGATCTGTGTCAATTGCTAGAAGATCATTGATGCGCTTGAGGACAGCGTCGGGCGAAGTTTCTTCACGGCAGATGAGCCGAAGCGTTGT
Above is a window of Candidatus Poribacteria bacterium DNA encoding:
- a CDS encoding trypsin-like peptidase domain-containing protein — encoded protein: MGEAQSKSERQADVSISRRNAIVNAVEYASPAVVNISTTRTTTVNVSPFFDDFWAPFFDFPFQVPQRRTLHGLGSGVIFDQKGYVITNQHVIERADSITVLLSDGREASAEVAGEDFLTDLAVLKIDMPELKAIELGNAEDLLIGEWAIAIGHPFATMVEDASPTVTVGVVSATGRSLKTEDRLYRNLIQTDASINPGNSGGGLVNLYGQLIGINTAIYSTSGGSQGVGFAIPVNVVQKVVDQLVTYGAVIPPEIGIEPQDLTQRLVEALDLEEGIGVLVAGVKRGSPAEAAGFRRRDVIEAIDQKPISNSETFWAITRLLREDQVKTFRVLRDGKRKDLRLRIRELQWSYAVPGWGITIEQLNQQQTEKYTQRGVLVTKIQPRGTLAERGLKRGDLIYRINSLKVNSLEDFKRIINQLQRPQQISLYFQRDSKRWELSDLIIR
- a CDS encoding tetratricopeptide repeat protein; this translates as MRLQLPTIIFLCLSLIVVVPLIFYMQTGDQMATREAINLEGQEFKSLREQAAVAHNAKRHTAAIQIYAEALKMRPDNAEVHNDLGATCYEYGLDYAGPNWPSWTTDLTNQTPVEAVHELETAIMEVGSGYIVMNSDKPDVTAAIDERAQTADAYIYTQQFNEDVTMNIVIGKTKELFMKARDHYLRAIDIKPTYPRPYYNLGALYMKIGQHDTAVDYLEKAYQLDPRDKDLEAYLNELRSDNRGYISVPIDGR
- a CDS encoding sugar phosphate isomerase/epimerase; this translates as MRLGIVGMLPGNFRTFTKEQMEAIRRLEFTGFGFHFSSDDVFDVTTEDCEKYNQFMAGERLDLVQFALTYSECLFDPNPTVRESVIRRINRGVEIARQINAHSCLIRPGSLNPDGAWTSHRNNHLPESMDRLIETLTPIAQKADAEGVTIIVETHAVSIMDSPETCKAVVDTIGLDSLRIVMDFVNHFQTLQQVYNSTDRLNHIFDVMGPIAPVAHVKDIKVENGLVLHINEEMPGEGELDLAQALRRFDGLYPDGYGLIEHLPIEKIPLANANVRRIAAENEIDIH
- a CDS encoding PQQ-binding-like beta-propeller repeat protein; this translates as MKNRLNHHNSKEEINKIIKHISLTILALAFIAALIPSYTTLAENEVEEVYWNQFRGPNGDGKSAATDLPLEFSETRNIRWRIPIHDKGWSSPVVWGDQIWLTTGREDGAELFAICVDKNSGKIMHDIKVFDVAQPQLKYNDLNSHATPTPIVEKDRVYVHFGTYGTACLDTNSGEKLWERRDLNTDHRVRPASSPIIDGDSLFLTFDGVDTQYVAALNKHTGDTLWIRNREVDLDMATMLKAEGFSDADIETTQKEKPNDNKKSYATSTIIEYQGKQQLISPAAGATISYDPMTGDELWRVRHRGMGFNVACRPIFEHNLVYFTTGVARQLLAIRPSGTGDVTDTHVAWSVRRRTPEIPSPLIVDDLMFMVTEGGVVSCLEAKSGDEVWKGRLDGDYWASPLYADGKIYFFSREGNVSVISAGREFEILAENEFDEGFIASPATAGNTIIVRSLTHLYCFAQGYEMDPQPETINKSQVSKQKKSEPKQASEFPLNITGYYMGETTDNGEFEAVFLIEFPDLDKEDWPTVTFTGEQFRPAFANLTQYQRVTLNLAEGVKVEKGHDK
- a CDS encoding CotH kinase family protein, which produces MGNYRVISSLFIIVLVALLTSPYATHAQDKATETDLEALDIKLKETIASGEMTEEEALAEYEKAAGKMKGAKAGKDKGKDEKNWKAPAINGLPCSPDVSDGVDPTEGVSFDPNHIVCIKVTMDPHDFDRLASETRFDGAGNDFEQIWPDCSQPWPSTYNWYRADIEIDGVSLSEVGIRKKGFVGSQYSPVPALKIKTDKYVKDQFLGDTERITLNNNGGVIPRMAACLTYEVFAAAGYPAPRCNMANVMVNDQPKGPYVHIEAIKKRFLRRSFGDNTGSLYEGTHTDFVEAWLPRWECKTDDTDTSYAPLAGVAQALRKPDDELVDALSSVLNIDRYITFWALEALVNHLDGYGADRNNFYVYFDPNDADRAVFIPWGADKTFLSDFGLDRYLTADLPRRLSRIPTIAIRMEHELKRLLDEVWDEAALLESIDRYSAQVKSAQQDDDYDIKVEALRTWVRSHPDQVREMLHVGLPVGMEKSLPCTNERVK
- a CDS encoding phytanoyl-CoA dioxygenase family protein — its product is MQLTDEQLATWKRDGSIVVPNVFPPESFAPALEAVERNAYGGLTYAEYRAKWEENPTEIQKLYEQTSPMQQLAGPMGGAVHFPTGLPAVDKLLENDDYIDCACQLLGTDAIRLGYGQIFFREGLTDTRYSENPWEGYHIDNGTNSQLPPHPDWERYNYLLSGIILHDIDEDGAPMLVCRGSHKQLASIYDRHGGRAGGMGLSDLRKCDELAEPTPVTAKAGSVAFRSSYLIHAAQPFANKQRQRGWMGFHFHRADNADWCHTTRPVPGWTTSEFVSFVADTTPRARHLLGWPNPGDSYYTEEALQRLANAYPGIDLNPYRNAMTV
- a CDS encoding NHL repeat-containing protein, which translates into the protein MFTIINEQMSKWTFLSLLMFLPLCLSCAAPTPPADGGTKANLNLTKPITPPQIVSSIQDLPVPPILGVNHLRTIGGSGQGAGQFLQPVGLDLDHRGMLYVADSGNNRVQVVDSEGNFVSEYGVRGWRTGEFDNPTDVAINFQRTELLYVADTDNHRIQYCNLVDRIFYIMAGSRLGRDDEDHDMDAEIEFDLPGGVSVGRNGEVCVVDTGNHRFVLFNPDGIRMLMRGSFGGARQQFRDPTDLVADPHGNIYIVDSGNHRIKKYDFSGNLVHTWGTEGETPGQFREPRHIDIDRWGYLYVTDRGNQRIQVFTKEGATVMTFGDESLVEPVGIAIFKNDLVFVSDVAANDIKIFQIVYRQ
- a CDS encoding STAS domain-containing protein, which encodes MTVDIRKKEGITILDIEGRIIGSDSLALKNIIDEQVDDAEEGDARILLNLADVRMVDSSGLGIIVASYTAVQRKGGRIALLHPGGNIRSLIVMAKLVTIFDRYEDEDEAIASFYKSNN